From one Acinonyx jubatus isolate Ajub_Pintada_27869175 chromosome B1, VMU_Ajub_asm_v1.0, whole genome shotgun sequence genomic stretch:
- the LCORL gene encoding ligand-dependent nuclear receptor corepressor-like protein isoform X6, which yields MKKMIRQFAIEYISKSGKIQENRNGSIGPSLICKSIQMNQAENSLQEEQEGPLDLTVNRMQEQNTQQGDGVLDLSTKKTSIKSEESSICDPSSENSVAGSTVDAKSEEATKMEKGKSALSKVLESLCIHHQQQVLAMLKFLVQEQNAASLCYCNTSYTVSSESQKPLIEDDLHGLFCSCEYRLAERGCLQNERQSPGVVPLPVCIKDLHCLSCQTITIEHIMTVVNRGIANSYNSHRCCSGLLPNIHSTKSTFHTPLSSRDICDVSVNLKDVCGSRSPSPPSLSPVQTEGFEKLKDVVSELSALENNRLEININQPPSLTPAEINSDKTDHEGKIHKTKKFSNSDSLLLEGSGNCTTNQEKGETTVIFQDLMDRINEKLKSIETTDMGNLVKLSSNDCNTDNDLKLRDLIASLLHNAKASDYSFMELLSQHDKKVENKIIQTRFRKRQETLLSVHNSPDSPTFRRQSLQIKRELASLDENFARKRYTEKNSRKLTRNDEIFSVDREEFCHCQGSLQNSKSLQENNHAETFSPDCALQSLQLPLHSLETNLAFDAFSESFKTTSPGKMSITKLQEKSAAGKRLLQNHRKNPKLENTKTPLKSDVPGLLSRTKRHIVPPGWYSIYVTNNYVFKKSPKAKKISDSAKKKDPVKNTQIESSHNIDLNKIAMNSNLQVVVERLEDTINMAKKSWNNHSLSEGCKTSKKLIEIHGKDQDAGRNMTLTVSRMTCKEQSLSKSVVAASNIKSNHTPTIDLNSKRLDNPENSSILDTSSLISGVQNVPTKYETIESSFSSYSSPIKLMFLSEVKSSEGVKYTLTSVGTSKSNADLPSEKYPSHDAIEKQPETNEDIPDANFENYSSNRNGSDTLQGELNKFNCAKETTESPAMFIDDVNSDKPQDKPKENPSNDTDSSFKRKPGRPKKIGPQVVKQIKRPIGRPPKPKTDQTDITICQNESSSTGKKSPESLLSEVKEGIYKKSITVTVIYGRSRRTKRHVSEGTVNISNVISFSNNADFPTECNSLRNIREYKIDSGERSAISTLTTESEILGSGFEYIRPIKNKSVIPQPSKNIIRPNQKPFAVIRKPGRPAKVKISGISVTINRVSPQEREVSISSCLPPLEQENILEKNLAEEKYDHQCNKMDTRHTEADIFKNGSKSMVAAIPLRHSIRDRKPSLHLVHPLASSSSLIYRNTLLRKSYKLHLQKGKSEKEKHRQSRIKIASKGTPGLRNSKNAKMCLEDNKLIPISEVSLDPIISSNPLLRWWAASTSNDSLLEELNNRFEQITNAWVQVSGDEAENCVHKKRERIESDNFKIANPLETCLLELEVSPVKMLFRKKYDLNELCIWFMQTTETQSLSLVRKANARNPLEVINTRGIKLGTKYSHFNTSPFRKHFKKFALSSPSKSAGKLHILHKIVSSPLLNVRSNLTLARLKRTEFKRLQHERWKREGKPHNHGTVDWISKRRNLRFFCQNQFLKKTEGGTNADIPLQGKNTIDNQFILPPEIRDDSLQQKVAMSDLKTHANLENNFKAEAKENGTNYSQKGFEKGSRLGNVCPHNWRSKTLKDCRIFLRKINYLEHRNTFKLNTIIYSPESIGSGTNHQTHIEESKRFTLRSHSARQNSFKKQSKEIENAKTNSPSTDKFPGQLDNSRLNKCVNYDKNPDSSDVLSKLNKRKRPPWKTTEMSTKRHKRQSCNSGQMANYYSKSQLASRPALSI from the exons GGGATGGAGTGTTAGATCTCTCTACAAAGAAAACCAGCATAAAATCTGAAGAGTCATCCATATGTGATCCTTCTTCTGAAAATTCAGTGGCTGG ttcaacTGTTGATGCAAAATCAGAGGAAGCTactaaaatggaaaaaggaaaatcagcATTAAGCAAAGTTTTGGAATCTTTGTGCATACATCACCAGCAACAAGTTTTGGCCATGTTGAAATTTCTAGTCCAAGAGCAAAATGCTGCTTCTCTTTGCTATTGTAATACATCATATACTGTGTCTTCAGAATCTCAAAAGCCCCTAATTGAAGATGATTTACATGGTCTATTCTGTAGTTGTGAATATAGGCTGGCAGAAAGAGGGtgtttacaaaatgaaagacaaagccCTGGTGTTGTGCCTCTGCCAGTCTGTATTAAAGATTTACATTGTTTATCTTGCCAAACTATAACTATTGAACACATTATGACAGTAGTGAATAGAGGAATTGCAAACAGTTATAATTCTCACAGGTGCTGTTCTGGACTATTACCAAACATTCACTCTACAAAATCAACCTTTCACACTCCTCTTTCATCAAGGGACATATGTGATGTTTCAGTCAATCTTAAGGATGTTTGTGGATCTCGAAGTCCATCACCCCCATCATTATCACCTGTACAGACGGAaggatttgaaaaattaaaagatgttgTCTCAGAGCTCTCAGCCTTAGAAAATAACAGacttgaaataaacattaaccagcctccctctctcacaccagcagaaataaacagtgaCAAGACTGATCACGAaggtaaaatacataaaactaaaaaattcagCAACTCGGATTCTTTGCTCCTGGAAGGCAGTGGTAATTGTACTACAAATCAGGAAAAAGGTGAAACTACTGTAATTTTTCAAGATTTAATGGATCgtattaatgaaaaattaaaatcaatagaAACTACAGATATGGGAAACCTTGTAAAATTATCTAGCAATGATTGTAATACAgataatgatttaaaattaagAGATTTAATAGCTTCTCTCTTGCATAATGCCAAGGCCAGTGATTACAGTTttatggaattgctgagtcaacaTGATAAAAAGGTagagaataaaattattcagACAAGATTTCGAAAGCGTCAAGAAACTTTACTTTCAGTGCACAACTCTCCTGATTCACCCACGTTTAGAAGGCAGTCTTtgcaaataaaaagagaacttgCCAGTCTTGATGAAAATTTTGCAAGAAAAagatacactgaaaaaaattcaaggaaGTTGACACGCAACGATGAGATATTTTCAGTGGACAGAGAGGAATTCTGTCATTGCCAAGGGTCTTTACAAAATTCTAAAAGCTTGCAAGAAAATAATCATGCAGAAACATTTTCACCAGATTGTGCATTGCAGTCATTGCAACTACCTCTTCATAGTTTAGAAACTAACTTAGCTTTTGATGCATTTTCAGAAAGCTTTAAGACAACTTCCCCTGGGAAAATGAGCATAACAAAATTACAGGAGAAATCTGCAGCTGGAAAAAGACTTTTGCAAAATCACAGGAAGAATCCAAAACTGGAGAATACCAAAACTCCTTTGAAAAGTGATGTTCCTGGACTTTTGAGCAGAACTAAACGACATATTGTGCCCCCAGGATGGTATTCTATATATGTAAcaaataattatgttttcaaaaaatccCCTAAGGCCAAAAAAATTTCtgattctgcaaaaaaaaaagatccagtgaAAAATACTCAAATTGAAAGCTCACACAATATAGATCTAAACAAAATTGCAATGAATTCCAATTTACAAGTTGTTGTGGAACGTTTGGAAGATACAATAAATATGGCCAAAAAGTCTTGGAATAATCACTCATTATCTGAAGGATGTAAGACATCCAAGAAATTGATAGAAATTCATGGTAAAGATCAAGATGCAGGAAGAAACATGACTCTAACTGTAAGCAGAATGACATGCAAAGAGCAGAGTTTATCAAAATCTGTGGTAGCAGCCAGTAATATCAAAAGCAATCATACACCTACAATAGATTTGAATAGCAAAAGACTTGATAATCCGGAAAATTCATCTATTTTAGATACGAGTAGCTTGATTTCCGGTGTTCAAAATGTGCCAACAAAATACGAGACCATTGAAAGCTCTTTTTCCAGCTATTCTAGTCCTATCAAACTCATGTTTTTATCTGAGGTTAAAAGCAGTGAAGGAGTCAAATATACTTTAACTTCAGTCGGTACTTCCAAGTCAAATGCTGATCTTCCTTCTGAAAAATATCCAAGTCATGATGCAATTGAAAAACAACCAGAAACAAATGAGGATATCCCAGATGCTAACTTTGAAAATTATAGTTCTAATCGTAATGGTAGTGACACTCTTCAGGGAGAACTAAACAAATTTAATTGTGCAAAAGAAACTACAGAATCCCCTGCAATGTTTATAGATGATGTGAACAGTGATAAGCCGCAAGACAAACCTAAGGAAAATCCAAGCAATGATACTGATTCGTCTTTTAAACGAAAACCAGGTAGACCTAAAAAGATAGGTCCCCAGGTTGTGAAACAAATTAAGCGGCCAATTGGAAGACCACCAAAACCTAAAACCGATCAAACAGACATCACCATTTGCCAAAATGAATCGTCTAGTACTGGAAAGAAAAGTCCAGAATCCCTCCTATCAGAAGTGAAAGAAGGTATCTATAAAAAGAGTATTACCGTAACTGTTATTTATGGAAGATCAAGAAGAACTAAAAGGCATGTTTCTGAAGGAACTGTAAACATAAGCAATGTTATATCTTTCAGCAATAATGCTGATTTTCCAACTGAATGTAATAGTCTCAGAAATATTAGAGAATACAAAATTGACTCAGGTGAAAGAAGTGCTATTTCAACTTTGACTACTGAAAGTGAGATCTTGGGGTCTGGCTTTGAATATATTAGGCCCATCAAGAACAAGTCTGTGATACCTCAACCTTCCAAGAACATTATCCGACCAAATCAGAAGCCTTTTGCAGTAATTAGGAAGCCTGGTAGACCTGCAAAAGTGAAAATCTCTGGCATATCTGTGACTATTAATAGAGTTTCACCTCAGGAGAGAGAAGTAAGTATTAGCAGCTGTTTGCCTCCTttagaacaagaaaatatattagagaaaaatctGGCTGAAGAAAAGTATGATCACCAATGCAATAAGATGGACACAAGGCACACTGAAGCTGACATATTTAAGAATGGATCAAAAAGTATGGTTGCTGCTATACCTTTGAGACATTCTATTAGGGATAGAAAGCCATCTCTCCATCTTGTACATCCATTAGCATCTTCCAGCTCACTTATTTATAGAAATACTCTGCTCCGTAAATCATATAAACTCCATTTGCAGAAAGGtaaaagtgagaaggaaaaacaTAGGCAGTCAAGGATAAAAATAGCTTCAAAAGGTACCCCTGGACTTAGAAattcaaagaatgcaaaaatgtgTTTGGAAGATAACAAATTAATACCCATTTCTGAAGTATCCTTGGACCCTATAATTTCATCAAACCCTTTGCTCAGGTGGTGGGCTGCTTCTACTTCAAATGATTCCTTATTAGAGGAATTAAACAATAGATTTGAGCAAATAACAAATGCTTGGGTGCAAGTGAGTGGAGATGAAGCTGAAAACTGTgttcataaaaaaagagaacgcATTGAAAGTGATAATTTCAAAATAGCAAACCCTTTGGAAACCTGTCTTTTAGAACTTGAAGTTTCACCTGTAAAAATGCTTTTTCGGAAAAAGTATGATTTGAATGAACTCTGTATCTGGTTTatgcaaacaacagaaacacaGTCTCTTTCACTAGTTAGAAAAGCAAATGCTCGAAACCCTTTGGAAGTAATAAATACCAGAGGAATTAAATTAGGGaccaaatattctcattttaatacTAGCCCCTTcagaaagcactttaaaaaatttgcacTGTCTTCTCCTTCAAAATCAGCAGGGAAGTTGCATATACTACATAAAATAGTTAGCTCTCCACTGTTAAATGTGAGAAGTAATTTAACATTAGCTAGATTAAAAAGAACTGAGTTTAAGAGGTTGCAGCACGAAAggtggaaaagagagggaaagccGCACAACCATGGAACAGTTGATTGGATCTCTAAAAGAAGGAACTTAAGATTTTTCTGCcagaatcaatttttaaaaaagactgaggGGGGAACAAATGCTGACATCCCACTCCAAGGAAAAAACACAATAGATAATCAATTTATTTTGCCACCTGAGATCAGAGATGACTCTTTGCAACAGAAGGTGGCAATGTCTGACTTGAAAACACATGCTAATTTAGAGAATAATTTTAAGGCAGAAGCAAAGGAGAATGGAACAAATTACAGCCAAAAAGGTTTTGAAAAGGGATCAAGACTAGGAAATGTATGTCCACATAATTGGAGGTCAAAAACCTTAAAAGATTGTAGAATATTTTTGAGGAAGATCAACTATCTTGAACACAGAAATACTTTTAAGCTAAATACAATCATTTACTCTCCTGAATCTATTGGCAGTGGAACTAATCATCAGACTCACATAGAAGAATCAAAGCGCTTTACGTTAAGATCCCATTCTGCTAggcaaaattcttttaaaaagcaatctaaagaaatagaaaatgctaaAACAAATAGTCCTTCAACCGATAAATTTCCTGGCCAACTTGACAATAGTagattaaataaatgtgttaacTATGACAAGAATCCTGATAGTTCTGACGTTCTTAGCaaattgaacaaaagaaaaagaccgCCATGGAAGACCACAGAAATgtcaacaaaaagacataaacgACAGTCTTGCAACAGTGGACAAATGGCAAACTATTATTCAAAATCCCAACTAG CCTCCAGACCTGCTTTGTCTATCTGA